In Arachis hypogaea cultivar Tifrunner chromosome 17, arahy.Tifrunner.gnm2.J5K5, whole genome shotgun sequence, a single window of DNA contains:
- the LOC112762913 gene encoding secreted RxLR effector protein 161-like → MDYSTKLGKNYAPYSDVAAYRWLIGWLVYLTTTRLDISFSVEKLSHYPDCPTTTHYHVSICVLRYLKQAPVAGLFFPVSSDLVLSGYSDTDWAPCIDTRRSVSGFCFYLGTSLVSWKSKKQHTIARSSLEVEYRALALATCEAQWISYILADLHMPLLNSIPLYYDSQSARYIATNPIFHE, encoded by the coding sequence ATGGACTATTCCACTAAGTTAGGAAAGAATTATGCCCCCTATTCTGATGTTGCTGCCTATCGATGGTTAATTGGATGGCTTGTTTACCTCACCACCACTAGGCTGGATATCTCTTTTTCAGTGGAAAAGCTTAGCCACTACCCAGATTGTCCCACCACTACCCACTACCATGTCTCCATTTGTGTTCTCAGGTATCTCAAACAAGCTCCGGTAGCAGGCTTGTTCTTTCCTGTCTCCTCAGATTTAGTTCTCTCTGGCTATTCAGACACTGATTGGGCGCCATGCATTGATACTAGAAGATCTGTCTctggattttgtttttatttgggcACTTCCTTAGTCTCTTGGAAGAGCAAGAAGCAGCACACTATAGCTAGATCATCTTTAGAGGTTGAGTATCGTGCTTTGGCCTTAGCAACCTGCGAGGCACAATGGATTTCCTATATTTTAGCTGATCTGCACATGCCCCTATTGAACTCCATTCCTCTTTATTATGATAGCCAGTCAGCCAGATACATTGCAACCAACCCTATATTTCACGAATGA